The region AACTGTCATGATAATTACGTCCTATTTCCCCGCCATGTACTACATTTTTCAATGCACCCCGCATTGGCAAGTCGTTTACCTGACCGGTATCACGATCATCGGGATCTGCACCATCTTCACGTTGCTCTCTCCGGCCTTCTCGACTGGGAAATACCGTCCTTTACGAGCTATGCTTTTCGTTTCTATGGGATTGCTTGGTTTGATACCGGCTGTTCATGCTGTCGTCGTGAATTGGGACGATCCCGACCGTAACGTTACACTGGCGTATGAATCTGTCATGGCGTTATCTTATTTGACCGGGACGATGTtttatgtt is a window of Primulina huaijiensis isolate GDHJ02 unplaced genomic scaffold, ASM1229523v2 C13230162, whole genome shotgun sequence DNA encoding:
- the LOC140965472 gene encoding heptahelical transmembrane protein ADIPOR1-like, which gives rise to VMIITSYFPAMYYIFQCTPHWQVVYLTGITIIGICTIFTLLSPAFSTGKYRPLRAMLFVSMGLLGLIPAVHAVVVNWDDPDRNVTLAYESVMALSYLTGTMFYVCRIPERWNPGFFDLAGQSHQIFHVFVVLGALAHYGAAQFFLRYRGQMECDK